From one Variovorax sp. PBL-H6 genomic stretch:
- a CDS encoding efflux RND transporter permease subunit, translating to MNLSKFFIDRPIFAGVLSLLMLIAGLIALRSLPISEYPEVAPPSVVVRAQYPGANPKVIAETVATPIEEQINGVEGMLYMGSQATTDGVMTLTVTFKLGTDPDKAQQLVQNRVSQAEPRLPEEVRRLGVTTVKSAPDLTMVVHLVSPNDRYDMTYLRNYAVLNVKDRLARIEGVGQVQIFGGGDYSMRIWLDPQKVAQRGLSPSDVVTAIRGQNVQAAAGVVGASPGLPGVDMQLSVNAQGRLQSEEEFGDIIVKTGADGAVTRLRDIGRIELGSADYSLRSLLNNDNAVGIGVFQAPNSNALDISANVRKTMDEINKNMPEGVEYRIAYDPTQFVRASIESVVHTLLEAILLVVLVVILFLQTWRASIIPLLAVPISVIGTFAVLHVLGFSINALSLFGLVLAIGIVVDDAIVVVENVERNIEAGLTPREATYRAMREVSGPIIAIALVLVAVFVPLAFISGLTGQFYRQFAVTIAISTVISAINSLTLSPALAALLLKGHDEPKDALTRGMDRALGWLFRGFNRFFHRGAEAYSGGVKGVISRKTVMLVIYLALVGVTFGLFKAVPSGFVPAQDKQYLIGFAQLPDGATLNRTEEVIQRMGEITRKNPNVEDAIAFPGLSINGFTNSSNSGIVFATLKPFAERQRADQSGGAVAGQLNQQFAGIQDAFIVMFPPPPVAGLGTTGGFKLQLEDRGSVGYEQMDAAVQAFMGKARQAPELTGMFTSWQVNVPQLYADIDRTKARQLGVPVQDIFDTMQIYLGSLYANDFNKFGRTYTVRVQADAPYRARAEDVGLLKVRSNTGEMVPLSALMKVNSSFGPERAMRYNGYLSADVNGAPAPGFSSGQAQDAIERIAAETLPKGVSYEWTELTYQEILAGNSAVLVFPLAILLVFLVLAAQYESLTLPLSIILIVPMGLLAAMTGVWLSGGDNNVFTQIGLIVLVGLSAKNAILIVEFARELEFAGRTPIQAAIEASRLRLRPILMTSLAFVMGVLPLVLATGAGAEMRSAMGVAVFAGMIGVTAFGLFLTPVFYVTLRRLTGNRPLKLHGEVPHLAGDDGFVSADHPAAPHVASHDSGPGAGGGAGLRPMPAAPLNTHD from the coding sequence ATGAATCTATCGAAGTTCTTCATCGATCGGCCGATCTTCGCCGGCGTGCTCTCGCTGCTGATGCTGATCGCCGGCCTGATCGCCCTGCGCAGCCTGCCGATCTCCGAATACCCCGAGGTCGCGCCGCCCTCCGTGGTGGTGCGTGCCCAGTATCCGGGTGCCAATCCGAAGGTGATCGCCGAGACGGTGGCCACGCCGATCGAGGAGCAGATCAACGGGGTCGAAGGCATGCTCTACATGGGCAGCCAGGCGACCACGGACGGCGTGATGACGCTGACCGTCACTTTCAAGCTGGGCACCGACCCCGACAAGGCGCAGCAGCTGGTGCAGAACCGCGTCTCGCAGGCCGAGCCGCGCCTGCCCGAGGAAGTGCGGCGCCTGGGCGTGACCACGGTCAAGAGCGCGCCCGACCTCACGATGGTGGTGCACCTGGTCTCGCCCAACGACCGCTATGACATGACCTACCTGCGCAACTACGCGGTGCTCAACGTCAAGGACCGGCTGGCGCGCATCGAGGGCGTGGGGCAGGTGCAGATCTTCGGCGGCGGCGACTATTCGATGCGCATCTGGCTCGACCCGCAGAAGGTTGCGCAGCGGGGCCTCTCGCCCAGCGACGTGGTGACGGCGATCCGCGGCCAGAACGTGCAGGCGGCGGCCGGCGTGGTCGGCGCCTCGCCGGGCCTGCCGGGCGTGGACATGCAGCTGTCCGTCAACGCTCAGGGGCGGCTGCAGAGCGAAGAGGAGTTCGGCGACATCATCGTCAAGACCGGCGCCGACGGGGCCGTGACCCGGCTGCGCGACATCGGCCGCATCGAGCTCGGCTCGGCCGACTATTCGTTGCGCTCGCTGCTCAACAACGACAACGCGGTCGGCATCGGCGTGTTCCAGGCGCCGAACTCCAACGCGCTCGACATTTCGGCCAATGTCCGCAAGACGATGGACGAGATCAACAAGAACATGCCCGAAGGCGTGGAGTACCGCATCGCCTACGACCCGACGCAGTTCGTGCGCGCCTCCATCGAGTCGGTGGTGCACACGCTGCTGGAGGCCATCCTGCTGGTGGTGCTGGTCGTGATCCTGTTCCTGCAGACCTGGCGTGCCTCCATCATCCCGCTGCTGGCGGTGCCGATATCGGTGATCGGCACCTTCGCGGTACTCCATGTGCTGGGCTTCTCGATCAACGCGTTGTCGCTCTTCGGCCTGGTGCTGGCGATCGGCATCGTGGTGGACGATGCCATCGTGGTGGTCGAGAACGTGGAGCGCAACATCGAGGCGGGGCTCACGCCGCGCGAGGCCACCTACCGCGCGATGCGCGAGGTCTCGGGGCCGATCATCGCGATCGCGCTGGTACTGGTGGCGGTGTTCGTGCCGCTCGCTTTCATCAGCGGCCTGACGGGCCAGTTCTACCGGCAGTTCGCCGTGACGATCGCGATCTCGACGGTGATTTCGGCGATCAACTCGCTGACGCTTTCGCCCGCGCTGGCGGCGCTGCTCCTCAAGGGCCATGACGAGCCGAAGGACGCACTCACGCGCGGCATGGATCGCGCGCTCGGCTGGCTGTTCCGCGGTTTCAACAGGTTCTTCCACCGCGGCGCCGAGGCCTACAGCGGCGGCGTCAAGGGCGTGATCTCGCGCAAGACAGTGATGCTGGTGATCTACCTGGCACTGGTCGGCGTGACTTTCGGCCTCTTCAAGGCGGTGCCCAGCGGCTTCGTGCCGGCGCAGGACAAGCAATACCTGATCGGCTTCGCGCAACTGCCCGACGGCGCCACGCTGAACCGCACGGAAGAGGTGATCCAGCGAATGGGCGAGATCACCAGGAAGAACCCGAATGTCGAGGACGCGATCGCCTTCCCGGGCCTGTCGATCAACGGATTCACCAACAGCTCGAACTCCGGCATCGTGTTCGCGACGCTCAAGCCCTTTGCCGAGCGCCAGCGCGCCGACCAGAGCGGCGGCGCCGTCGCGGGCCAGCTCAACCAGCAGTTCGCCGGCATCCAGGACGCCTTCATCGTGATGTTCCCGCCGCCTCCGGTGGCGGGCCTGGGCACCACGGGCGGCTTCAAGCTGCAGCTGGAGGACCGCGGCTCGGTGGGCTACGAGCAGATGGATGCCGCGGTGCAGGCCTTCATGGGCAAGGCGCGTCAGGCGCCCGAGCTGACCGGCATGTTCACCAGCTGGCAGGTCAACGTGCCGCAGCTCTATGCCGACATCGACCGGACCAAGGCGCGCCAGCTCGGCGTGCCGGTGCAGGACATCTTCGACACCATGCAGATCTACCTCGGCAGCCTGTATGCGAACGACTTCAACAAGTTCGGCCGCACCTACACCGTGCGCGTGCAGGCGGATGCGCCGTACCGCGCACGTGCCGAGGACGTCGGCTTGCTCAAGGTGCGCTCGAACACGGGAGAGATGGTGCCGCTGTCGGCGCTGATGAAGGTCAATTCGAGCTTCGGCCCCGAGCGCGCGATGCGCTACAACGGCTACCTCTCGGCTGACGTCAACGGCGCGCCCGCGCCCGGCTTCTCCTCGGGCCAGGCGCAGGACGCGATCGAGCGCATCGCGGCCGAGACCCTGCCCAAGGGCGTGAGCTACGAGTGGACGGAACTGACCTACCAGGAGATCCTCGCCGGCAACTCCGCGGTGCTGGTGTTCCCGCTGGCGATCCTGCTGGTGTTCCTGGTACTGGCCGCGCAGTACGAGAGCCTGACCCTGCCGCTGTCGATCATCCTGATCGTGCCGATGGGGTTGCTGGCGGCCATGACCGGCGTGTGGCTGTCCGGCGGCGACAACAACGTCTTCACGCAGATCGGGCTGATCGTGCTGGTGGGGCTGAGTGCGAAGAACGCGATCCTGATCGTCGAGTTCGCACGCGAGCTCGAGTTCGCCGGGCGAACGCCGATCCAGGCCGCGATCGAAGCCAGCCGGCTGCGCCTGCGCCCCATCCTGATGACCTCGCTGGCCTTCGTCATGGGTGTGCTGCCGCTGGTGCTGGCGACCGGTGCCGGCGCCGAGATGCGCTCGGCCATGGGCGTGGCAGTGTTCGCGGGAATGATCGGCGTGACGGCCTTCGGCCTGTTCCTGACGCCGGTGTTCTATGTGACGCTGCGCAGGCTCACGGGCAACCGGCCGCTCAAGCTGCATGGCGAGGTGCCGCACCTGGCCGGCGACGACGGCTTCGTGTCGGCCGACCATCCTGCGGCGCCCCATGTTGCTTCCCACGACAGCGGTCCCGGTGCGGGCGGAGGCGCAGGCCTGCGCCCGATGCCCGCCGCGCCCCTGAACACGCACGACTGA
- a CDS encoding efflux RND transporter periplasmic adaptor subunit, whose amino-acid sequence MQTNNKPSTARRLWPAVTGVTALVAIVSAVLLGVPSFKAEANDAPAIAAPRATPVSVAVVAPTEINTWDEFSGRLEAVERVDVRSRVAGAVLAAHFREGSLVKQGDLLVTIDPAPFAAEVERAEAQVASAQARAAFSRSEQERARRLWDDKAIAQRELDERINAGREADANLRAAQAQLQSARLNLGYTQVRAPVSGRIGRLEVTVGNLVAAGPGAPVLTTLVSVSPIYASFDADEQVVVKALKDLPPGAGARGKLDGIPVQMGTAGLEGTPYEGRLQLIDNQVDARSGTVRVRAAFDNKDGTLIPGQFARIRMGQARNDAALLVSERAVGTDQNKKFVMVVGEDNKAEWREVTLGASVNGLRVVTKGLKAGERVVVNGLQHIRPGALVAPQTVTMEAKTDAQNERVASAAKS is encoded by the coding sequence ATGCAAACCAACAACAAGCCGTCGACTGCCCGCCGCCTTTGGCCCGCCGTGACCGGCGTCACCGCACTGGTTGCGATCGTCTCGGCGGTCCTGCTCGGCGTGCCCAGCTTCAAGGCCGAGGCCAACGATGCGCCTGCGATCGCTGCGCCGCGCGCCACGCCGGTGTCGGTGGCCGTCGTGGCGCCGACCGAAATCAACACGTGGGACGAGTTCTCCGGCCGGCTCGAAGCGGTCGAGCGCGTCGACGTGCGCTCGCGTGTCGCCGGCGCGGTGCTGGCGGCGCACTTCCGCGAAGGCTCGCTGGTGAAGCAGGGCGATCTGCTGGTCACCATCGATCCCGCGCCTTTTGCGGCCGAGGTCGAGCGTGCCGAAGCGCAGGTCGCCTCGGCCCAGGCCCGCGCGGCCTTCTCGCGAAGCGAGCAGGAACGTGCGCGCCGCCTGTGGGACGACAAGGCCATTGCCCAGCGCGAGCTGGACGAGCGCATCAATGCCGGCCGCGAGGCCGATGCCAACCTGCGCGCCGCGCAGGCGCAGCTGCAGAGCGCACGCCTGAACCTGGGCTACACGCAGGTGAGGGCGCCGGTGTCCGGCCGCATCGGCAGGTTGGAGGTGACCGTAGGCAACCTGGTTGCCGCTGGTCCCGGCGCGCCCGTGCTCACGACGCTGGTGTCGGTCAGCCCGATCTACGCGAGCTTCGATGCCGACGAGCAGGTGGTGGTCAAGGCGTTGAAGGACCTGCCGCCCGGCGCCGGCGCGCGCGGCAAGCTCGACGGCATCCCGGTGCAGATGGGCACCGCCGGCCTCGAGGGCACGCCTTACGAGGGCCGCCTGCAGCTGATCGACAACCAGGTCGATGCCAGGAGCGGAACGGTGCGCGTGCGCGCCGCCTTCGACAACAAGGACGGCACGCTGATCCCCGGCCAGTTCGCCCGCATCCGCATGGGCCAGGCCCGCAACGACGCGGCGCTGCTGGTGAGCGAGCGCGCCGTCGGCACCGACCAGAACAAGAAGTTCGTGATGGTCGTGGGCGAGGACAACAAGGCCGAATGGCGCGAAGTGACTTTGGGCGCGTCGGTCAACGGCCTTCGCGTGGTGACCAAGGGCCTGAAGGCCGGCGAGCGCGTGGTCGTCAACGGCCTGCAACACATCCGTCCGGGCGCCCTGGTAGCGCCGCAGACGGTGACCATGGAGGCCAAGACCGATGCGCAGAACGAGCGCGTGGCCAGCGCCGCCAAGTCCTGA
- a CDS encoding alpha/beta hydrolase — MSSRPIPRPAEASPAPAVAVVPGTEVDISVPLPQREPVQARLYGQRPKGGAVPLVLHFHGGTFVCGDLDRGRNVSRLLAAAGSVVLSLAYPLKPFPEPIEVGFAALEWLYKQRVKLAGKGARVYLAGEEAGGNLAAAVALMARDRAHPPLAGQILLSPMLDPCAGTLSLRQASADDARCRWASGWQEYLSCPMNATHPYAVPGASLRLTELAPALVLVGEDDAMRDEALSFAQRLQAAGIPVTKAVLPSAAKCPDELYDPAFGNCACTETVGGHLRAFFASTVPPVPPPA; from the coding sequence ATGTCATCCCGCCCCATCCCGCGTCCTGCTGAAGCCTCCCCGGCCCCGGCGGTCGCTGTTGTGCCGGGCACGGAGGTCGACATCAGCGTGCCGCTGCCGCAGCGCGAGCCGGTCCAGGCCCGCCTGTATGGCCAACGGCCCAAAGGGGGGGCGGTCCCCCTGGTGCTGCATTTCCATGGCGGTACCTTCGTCTGCGGCGACCTGGACCGGGGGCGCAACGTTTCGCGGCTGCTGGCTGCAGCTGGGTCGGTGGTGCTGTCGCTGGCCTATCCGCTGAAGCCATTTCCCGAACCCATCGAAGTGGGCTTCGCCGCGTTGGAGTGGCTCTACAAGCAGCGCGTCAAGCTGGCCGGCAAGGGTGCCCGCGTGTACCTGGCCGGTGAGGAAGCGGGTGGCAACCTGGCAGCTGCCGTGGCACTGATGGCCCGCGACCGCGCCCACCCGCCGCTGGCCGGCCAGATCCTGCTGTCGCCGATGCTGGACCCGTGTGCGGGCACGCTGTCGCTGCGCCAGGCTTCCGCCGACGATGCGCGCTGCCGCTGGGCATCGGGTTGGCAGGAATACCTGAGCTGCCCGATGAACGCGACGCACCCCTATGCGGTGCCCGGTGCGTCGCTCAGGCTGACCGAACTGGCCCCTGCCCTGGTGCTGGTGGGCGAAGACGACGCGATGCGCGACGAGGCCCTGAGCTTCGCGCAGCGGCTGCAGGCAGCGGGCATTCCGGTGACGAAGGCGGTGCTGCCTTCGGCCGCGAAGTGTCCCGACGAGTTGTATGACCCCGCTTTCGGGAATTGCGCGTGCACGGAGACAGTGGGTGGGCATTTGCGCGCATTTTTCGCTTCAACGGTGCCGCCGGTGCCCCCCCCGGCGTAG